A stretch of the Lolium perenne isolate Kyuss_39 chromosome 3, Kyuss_2.0, whole genome shotgun sequence genome encodes the following:
- the LOC127346039 gene encoding ABC transporter D family member 1: MSSLQLLQLTEHGRNLLSTRRRTLAVVSGALLAGGTLAYAQSSRRRKHKEEKSCTDANGHTGSKASTSQNGVDGKVVKPRKKKNLLKSLHFLAAILVKKIGPSGTNYLLGLMLTAVLRTAIGHRLAKVQGYLFKSAFLRRVPTFTRLIIENLLLCFLQSTIYQTSKYLTGSLGLRFKKILTDLIHADYFENMVYYKISHVDHRISNPEQRIASDIPKFCSGLSELVQDDLIAVADGLIYIWRISSYASPKYVLWILAYVLGAGGLIRKFSPAFGKLKGMEQQLEGEYRQVHSRLRTHAESVAFYGGENREESHIMQRFQALVRHLNIVLHENWWFGMIQDFLLKYLGATVGVILIVEPFFAGHLKPSDSSTLGRAEMLSNLRYHTSVIISLFQSLGTLSTSSRRLNLLSGYADRIHELLDVSRELSGVRDKSLSQNSSAKNYISEANYIEFSGVKVVTPSGNVLVDDLTLRVESGSNLLITGPNGSGKSSLFRVLGGLWPLVSGHIVKPGVGSNLNKEIFYVPQRPYTAVGTLRDQLIYPLTADQETEPLSYGGMVDLLKNVDLEYLLERYPLDKEVNWGDELSLGEQQRLGMARLFYHKPKFAILDECTSAVTTDMEERFCKRVRAMGTSCITISHRPALVAFHDVVLSLDGEGGWTVQHNRNGSFLRTDSEVDILKSSETERKSDALAVQRAFRSNSKGNSLSGPKEHSYSTQVIATSPNTEIESTEQPHLIPQLQCSPRPLPARVAAMSKILVPKIIDKQGGQLLAVAVLVLSRTWISDRIASLNGTSVKYVLEQDKAAFIRLIGISVMQSAANSIVAPSLRNLTSKIALGWRIRMTNHLLAYYLRRNAFYKVFNMTGVDIDADQRITRDVEKLTNDLAGLVTGMVKPLVDILWFTWRMKVLSGRRGVAILYAYMLLGLGFLRAVSPDFGDLSNQEQELEGSFRFMHARLRTHAESIAFFGGGSRERAMVEAKFNTLLNHSKILLRKRWLYGIFDDFVTKQLPHNVTWGLSMLYALEHKGDRALTSTQGELAHALRFLASVVSQSFIAFGDILELHKKFLELSGGINRIFELEELLQASQSNAVMPSNVISVASEETISFRDVDIVTPSQKLLASQLSCDVSQGKSLLVTGPNGSGKSSIFRVLQGLWPVASGRLTVPSEGIFHVPQRPYTCLGTLRDQIIYPLSRKEAEAKMVTLFKTSGGSAASGLLDDHLRTILESVRLVYLLEREGWDATPNWEDILSLGEQQRLGMARLFFHRPKFGILDECTNATSVDVEEHLYRLATDMGITVVTSSQRPALIPFHSLELKLIDGEGKWELCAINQ; this comes from the exons ATGTCATCGCTTCAGCTGCTGCAACTAACAGAGCATGGGCGAAACCTCTTGTCTACAAGAAG GAGAACGCTTGCAGTTGTTTCTGGCGCACTACTTGCTGGTGGAACTTTAGCATATGCACAGTCAAGTCGACGGAGGAAACATAAGGAAGAAAAGTCTTGTACTGATGCAAATGGACATACTGGGAGTAAAGCCAGCACTAGTCAAAATGGCGTTGATGGTAAAGTGGTAAAACCAAGGAAAAAGAAGAATCTATTGAAATCGTTACATTTCCTGGCTGCAATTTTAGTCAAGAAGATTGGTCCAAGTGGAACGAATTACCTTCTCGGCTTAATGTTAACAGCA GTGTTGCGGACAGCCATCGGTCACAGATTAGCAAAAGTTCAAGGATATTTGTTCAAATCCGCGTTTCTTCGGCGTGTTCCGACCTTCACACGCCTTATTATTGAAAATCTTCTATTATGCTTCCTTCAGTCCACGATATATCAGACCTCAAAGTATTTGACAGGGTCCTTAGGCTTGCGCTTCAAGAAAATTTTGACAGATCTCATCCATGCTGATTACTTTGAG AATATGGTTTACTACAAGATCTCTCATGTAGATCATCGGATCTCAAACCCAGAACAGAGGATTGCTAGTGATATTCCAAAGTTCTGCTCAGGACTGAGTGAACTTGTACAGGATGATCTGATTGCAGTTGCAGATGGGTTAATATACATCTGGCGCATCAGTTCTTATGCAAGTCCGAAATATGTTCTCTGGATTCTG GCATATGTACTTGGTGCGGGTGGCTTAATTAGAAAGTTTTCTCCTGCTTTTGGGAAGTTGAAAGGCATGGAACAACAGCTAGAAGGGGAATATCGGCAGGTTCATTCACGACTGAGAACTCATGCTGAGAGTGTGGCATTTTATGGTGGTGAGAATAGAGAAGAATCACACATTATGCAGCGGTTCCAGGCTCTTGTGCGGCACTTGAATATTGTTCTTCATGAGAACTGGTGGTTTGGCATGATTCAAGATTTTCTTCTGAAGTATCTTGGTGCCACTGTGGGAGTTATCTTGATTGTTGAACCATTCTTTGCGGGTCATCTTAAACCTTCTGATTCATCTACCTTAGGACGGGCAGAGATGTTGAGCAATCTTCGATATCACACAAGTGTGATAATATCATTATTTCAGTCTCTTGGTACCCTTTCTACCAGTTCAAGGCGTTTAAATCTTCTCAG TGGCTATGCAGACCGTATACATGAGTTACTGGATGTTTCACGTGAGCTATCTGGGGTTCGCGACAAATCGTTGAGTCAAAATTCTTCTGCCAAAAATTATATTAGTGAGGCAAACTATATAGAATTTTCAGGTGTTAAG GTGGTGACACCCTCTGGGAATGTCTTGGTTGACGATTTAACTCTCCGGGTGGAGTCGGGTTCTAATCTTTTGATCACTG GCCCCAATGGTAGTGGAAAAAGCTCTCTTTTCCGTGTTCTTGGTGGCCTGTGGCCACTTGTGTCTGGCCACATTGTCAAACCTGGTGTTGGTTCTAATCTTAACAAGGAAATCTTTTATGTCCCGCAGCGACCATATACAGCTGTTGGAACACTTCGTGACCAGCTAATCTATCCACTTACAGCAGATCAGGAAACCGAACCACTTAGCTACGGTGGTATGGTGGATCTTCTAAAGAAT GTTGATTTGGAATACTTGCTAGAGCGCTACCCTCTCGACAAGGAAGTTAACTGGGGTGATGAGTTGTCTCTCGGTGAGCAGCAAAGATTGGGAATGGCCAGATTGTTCTACCATAAGCCCAAGTTTGCCATCCTGGATGAGTGTACTAGTGCTGTAACAACTGATATGGAAGAACGATTCTGCAAAAGGGTTCGAGCAATGGGCACATCATGCATAACAATATCTCATCGTCCAGCATTAGTTGCATTTCATGACGTCGTTTTGTCCTTGGATGGTGAAGGAGGGTGGACAGTTCAACATAACAG AAATGGCTCCTTCCTTCGTACTGATTCCGAGGTTGATATATTGAAGTCATCAGAAACTGAGCGCAAATCTGATGCACTTGCTGTTCAAAGGGCTTTTAGGTCCAATTCGAAG GGAAATTCTTTATCGGGTCCAAAGGAACATTCTTATTCAACACAGGTCATAGCTACTTCCCCTAATACGGAAATAGAATCCACAGAACAACCACATCTGATCCCACAGTTACAGTGCTCACCGAGACCTTTGCCTGCCAGAGTTGCCGCAATGTCTAAAATACTG GTTCCTAAAATAATTGATAAGCAAGGGGGTCAATTGCTTGCTGTTGCAGTACTTGTACTCTCCCGGACTTGGATATCAGATCGTATAGCTTCACTAAATG GAACTAGTGTTAAGTATGTCCTGGAGCAGGACAAGGCTGCCTTCATTCGGTTGATTGGGATCAGTGTAATGCAAAGTGCTGCAAATTCAATTGTGGCACCATCACTGAG AAACCTTACCTCAAAGATTGCTCTTGGATGGCGAATTCGCATGACCAACCACCTACTTGCATATTATTTGAGAAGAAATGCTTTTTACAAG GTATTTAACATGACAGGCGTAGATATTGATGCAGACCAAAGAATAACACGTGATGTGGAGAAATTGACCAATGATCTTGCTGGCTTAGTTACTGGAATGGTGAAACCACTAGTTGACATTCTTTG GTTTACATGGAGAATGAAGGTTTTATCTGGGAGAAGAGGAGTTGCAATTCTGTACGCATACATGTTGCTAGGGCTTGGTTTTCTAAGAGCCGTTTCCCCTGACTTTGGTGATCTTTCAAACCAAGAACAAGAGCTTGAAGGTTCTTTCAG GTTCATGCATGCAAGACTGCGGACACATGCTGAGTCAATTGCATTCTTTGGTGGCGGATCAAGGGAAAGAGCT ATGGTTGAAGCTAAATTCAACACATTGCTTAACCACTCGAAGATTCTTTTGAGGAAAAGATGGCTTTATGGTATTTTTGATGATTTCGTGACGAAGCAGTTGCCTCATAATGTGACATGGGGACTGAGTATGTTATATGCTTTGGAACACAAGGGGGACCGAGCTTTGACTTCAACTCAAG GAGAGTTAGCACATGCACTGCGGTTCTTGGCATCTGTAGTGTCACAAAGCTTCATAGCTTTTGGTGACATTCTCGAGTTGCATAAGAAATTTCTTGAACTTTCTGGTGGTATTAATAGGATCTTTGAACTCGAGGAGCTTCTACAGGCATCACAAAGCA ATGCTGTCATGCCTTCAAATGTTATCAGTGTGGCATCTGAAGAAACTATTTCATTCCGTGATGTTGATATTGTGACCCCATCGCAAAAGCTATTGGCTAGCCAATTGTCTTGTGATGTGTCTCAAGGAAAAAGCCTTCTTGTTACTG GTCCAAATGGCAGTGGAAAGAGTTCCATTTTTAGGGTGCTTCAAGGCTTgtggcctgtagcttctggaagACTCACCGTGCCGTCTGAAGGGATATTTCATGTTCCTCAGCGTCCATATACTTGTCTTGGAACCTTGAGGGATCAAATCATCTATCCTCTCTCACGTAAGGAGGCAGAGGCGAAGATGGTTACATTATTCAAAACAA GTGGCGGGTCTGCTGCTTCCGGGTTGTTGGATGATCACCTGAGGACAATTCTAGAGAGTGTGCGTTTGGTCTATCTTCTCGAAAGAGAAGGCTGGGATGCTACCCCCAATTGGGAAGATATTTTGTCGTTGGGAGAACAGCAGCGGCTAGGCATG GCTCGTTTGTTCTTTCACCGTCCCAAATTCGGTATCCTTGACGAGTGCACCAA TGCCACAAGTGTCGATGTCGAGGAGCATTTGTACAGGCTAGCAACTGACATGGGTATAACTGTGGTTACTTCCTCACAA AGGCCTGCTCTCATACCCTTCCATTCACTGGAGCTGAAACTCATTGACGGCGAAGGAAAGTGGGAGCTGTGTGCAATCAACCAGTAG
- the LOC127346041 gene encoding protein COFACTOR ASSEMBLY OF COMPLEX C SUBUNIT B CCB3, chloroplastic: MEAAMLVAPQPSLLFSPARGGPSTRCCAVAGAGGRAKDMETRPEARSEGTPCKPITRGAHGHLLSMATTAAAITSTAALPCHAAPAAYEPTQLHYGAAMVVLGDLDPATAKVVIGVAGPALSALGFLFIARIVMSWYPRLPVTKFPYVLAYAPTEPILAATRKLIPPLGGVDVTPVVWFGLVSFLSEILVGPQGLLVLLSQQVSK; the protein is encoded by the exons ATGGAGGCCGCCATGCTCGTGGCTCCGCAGCCTTCCCTGCTGTTCTCGCCGGCGAGGGGCGGGCCGTCCACGAGGTGCTGCGCCGTTGCCGGCGCCGGCGGCCGCGCTAAG GACATGGAGACGCGGCCGGAAGCAAGAAGCGAGGGCACGCCGTGCAAGCCGATCACCAGAGGAGCTCACGGCCACCTGCTATCCATGGCCACAACGGCGGCGGCCATTACGAGCACGGCCGCCCTGCCGTGCCACGCCGCACCGGCGGCGTACGAGCCAACGCAGCTACACTACGGGGCGGCGATGGTGGTGCTGGGCGACCTGGACCCGGCGACGGCGAAGGTGGTGATCGGGGTGGCGGGGCCGGCGCTGTCGGCGCTGGGGTTCCTGTTCATCGCGCGGATCGTCATGTCGTGGTACCCGAGGCTGCCGGTCACCAAGTTCCCCTACGTGCTGGCGTACGCGCCCACCGAGCCCATCCTCGCCGCCACCAGGAAGCTCATCCCGCCGCTCGGCGGCGTCGACGTCACGCCGGTAGTCTGGTTCGGACTCGTCAGCTTCCTCAGCGAGATCCTCGTCGGGCCGCAgggcctcctcgtcctcctctcccAGCAGGTCTCCAAGTAG
- the LOC127346040 gene encoding mitochondrial-processing peptidase subunit alpha, which translates to MLRLRSSARLLRKLCEASRPLGRREVQGAPTRRLSGAASAARTTSLLRPLPGLDLPPSLPDKLTRLPTRVTTLPNGVRVASEDLPGPSACVGVFVASGSIHESAESAGVTHLLEKLAFKDTAHRSHMRIVQEVEATGGNVGASASREQMVYSYDTLKAYIPQAVELLLDSVRNPLFLQEEVDRQLALAREDVQEMQKNPERFLQEVLNLVGYEGAIANPLICPEEALETINADIIKKFYHENFTADRLVLAASGVDHQHLLDVAEPLMSDWHKGSPMETPKSTYTGGDFRHSAESDMTHVALAFEVPGGWLQERDVTTMTVIQTLMGGGGSFSSGGPGKGMHSRLYLRVLTKYHEVQAFSAFSNVYDTSGLFGIYLTTPPDFVAKAVDVAIKELTAIATPGQVTEVELTRAKNSTISSVLMNLESRVIVAEDIGRQLLTYGCRKPIDSFLKCMDELTLDDVTVFAKKLLSSQPTMASYGDVDKVPPYEFVSKRFQAFR; encoded by the exons ATGCTCCGGCTGCGCTCCTCCGCTCGCCTGCTCAGGAAG CTATGCGAGGCGTCGCGGCCGCTGGGGCGGCGCGAGGTCCAAGGCGCGCCGACGCGACGGCTCTCCGGCGCCGCCTCGGCCGCGCGGACGAcctcgctgctgcgccctctgccgGGGCTGGACCTCCCGCCGAGCCTCCCCGACAAGCTCACGCGCCTCCCGACCCGCGTCACCACGCTCCCCAACGGCGTGCGCGTCGCCTCCGAGGACCTCCCG GGCCCGTCGGCGTGCGTGGGGGTGTTCGTGGCGTCGGGCTCGATCCACGAGTCAGCAGAGTCCGCCGGCGTCACGCACCTGCTGGAGAAGCTGGCGTTCAAGGACACGGCGCACCGGAGCCACATGCGGATCGTGCAGGAGGTGGAGGCCACGGGGGGAAACGTCGGCGCCTCCGCGTCCCGGGAGCAGATGGTGTACAGCTACGACACGCTCAAGGCGTACATACCCCAGGCCGTCGAGCTGCTCCTCGACTCGGTCCGCAACCCGCTCTTCCTCCAGGAGGAGGTGGACCGGCAG CTGGCCCTCGCTCGAGAAGATGTCCAGGAGATGCAGAAGAACCCCGAGAGGTTTCTCCAGGAAGTGCTTAACCTTGTTGGATACGAGGGCGCTATTGCAAACCCGCTTATATGCCCCGAGGAGGCTCTTGAGACAATCAATGCCGATATTATTAAAAAGTTTTATCAC GAAAACTTCACTGCTGATCGTTTGGTTCTAGCAGCGTCaggtgttgaccatcaacacttgttgGATGTTGCAGAACCTTTGATGTCTGATTGGCACAAGGGATCCCCTATGGAAACACCAAAGTCGACATATACAGGTGGTGATTTCAGGCACTCAGCAGAATCAGAT ATGACACATGTTGCGTTGGCATTTGAAGTGCCAGGTGGCTGGCTTCAAGAGAGAGATGTTACAACTATGACCGTCATACAG ACCTTAATGGGTGGTGGTGGCTCATTTTCTTCTGGTGGTCCTGGAAAAGGgatgcattcacgacttt ACTTGAGAGTCCTGACTAAATATCACGAAGTCCAAGCATTTTCAGCATTTAGTAATGTATATGATACCAGTGGCCTCTTTGGCATCTACTTGACAACG CCACCAGATTTTGTGGCAAAGGCTGTTGATGTCGCGATAAAGGAACTGACTGCTATCGCAACGCCTGGACAAG TGACAGAGGTTGAACTGACACGCGCGAAAAACTCAACGATTTCATCTGTTTTAATGAATCTTGAATCTAGA GTAATTGTTGCAGAAGATATAGGGCGGCAGCTTTTGACTTATGGTTGCAG GAAGCCTATTGATTCTTTTCTGAAGTGTATGGATGAATTGACCCTAGACGATGTTACAGTGTTTGCTAAGAAGTTGTTATCTTCCCAACCCACAATGGCTAGCTATGGAGATG TTGATAAAGTCCCTCCATATGAATTTGTTAGCAAGCGGTTCCAAGCGTTCAGATAG